From Channa argus isolate prfri chromosome 18, Channa argus male v1.0, whole genome shotgun sequence, the proteins below share one genomic window:
- the rpl7a gene encoding 60S ribosomal protein L7a — protein MPKGKKAKGKKVAPAPSVAKKHEAKKVVNPLFEKRPKNFGIGQDIQPKRDLTRFVKWPRYIRLQRQRSILYKRLKVPPAINQFTQALDRQTATQLFKLAHKYRPETKQEKKQRLLARAEQKAAGKGDAPTKRPPVLRAGVNTVTSLVESKKAQLVVIAHDVDPIELVVFLPALCRKMGVPYCIVKGKARLGRLVHRKTCTSVAFTQINPEDKGALAKLVEAIKTNYNDRYEEIRRHWGGGIMGPKSTARITKLEKAKAKELATKLG, from the exons ATG cCTAAGGGAAAGAAGGCTAAGGGGAAGAAGGTGGCACCTGCCCCTTCAGTGGCCAAGAAACATGAGGCCAAGAAAGTAGTTAACCCCCTGTTTGAGAAGAGGCCAAAGAACTTTGGCATTG GCCAGGATATTCAGCCCAAGCGTGATTTGACACGCTTTGTAAAATGGCCTCGTTATATCCGCCTGCAGAGGCAGCGCTCCATCCTTTACAAGCGTCTGAAGGTTCCCCCTGCAATCAACCAGTTCACCCAGGCTCTGGACCGCCAGACAG CCACACAGCTGTTTAAGCTTGCCCACAAGTACAGGCCAGAGACCAAGCAGGAGAAGAAGCAGAGGCTGCTGGCACGTGCTGAGCAGAAGGCTGCTGGAAAGGGAGATGCTCCCACCAAGAGGCCCCCTGTGCTCCGTGCAG GTGTGAACACAGTCACTTCTCTGGTTGAGAGTAAGAAGGCCCAGCTGGTGGTCATTGCCCATGATGTGGATCCAATTGAG CTTGTGGTGTTCCTCCCAGCTCTTTGCCGCAAGATGGGGGTCCCATACTGCATTGTCAAGGGCAAGGCTAGACTGGGCAGACTGGTGCACAGAAAGACATGCACTTCAGTTGCCTTCACACAGATTAACCC TGAGGATAAAGGTGCACTTGCCAAGCTTGTGGAAGCCATCAAGACCAACTACAATGACAGATATGAGGAG ATCCGTCGTCACTGGGGAGGCGGCATCATGGGCCCCAAGTCCACAGCTCGTATCACTAAGCTGGAGAAGGCAAAGGCCAAGGAACTGGCAACCAAGCTTGGTTAA
- the usp20 gene encoding ubiquitin carboxyl-terminal hydrolase 20 isoform X1, with protein MTEQDICPHLDSIGEVTKDDLLQKSKGTCQACGAGGPNLWACLQNDCPYVGCGESYSDHSTLHAQAKTHNLTVNLTTFRIWCYVCEREVFLEHRPALAPLPAAPHHCKATEQEAAPQPVGHPLKAVPIAVAEEESSESEEDELKPRGLTGMKNIGNSCYMNAALQALSNCPPLTQFFLDCSGLVRTDKRPALCKSYQKLISELWHKKRPSYVVPTSLSHGIKLVNPMFRGYAQQVRTSIQQDTQEFLRCLMDQLHEELKEPLTECNMSSEGSDGEERRDGDRSPSEDEFLSCDSGSSSDRGEGGGAGDSELLLQDEFDGVRSPAVGIVSPGGVISEKERLKERRVSGSPLRGGSQEMDEDADVDTAAEEEAPLRGQEEELTLTPDTDLQNPENHQTSNTGQGQSQSNNSLEPDNEASMTQPQSTPCSPVRTLQELHPKLSSSPPRSSPLRSAGPAYSFKKAQLLLSARKKKQSHYRSVISDIFDGSILSLVQCLTCDRVSTTVETFQDLSLPIPGKEDLAKLHSSIHQNLPVKTGVCPDNYSSQGWISYIMDSIRRFVVSCIPSWFWGPMVTLEDCLAAFFAADELKGDNMYSCERCKKLRNGVKYCKVLRLPEILCIHLKRFRHEVMYSFKISSHVSFPLEGLDMRPFLAKETPSQVTTYDLLSVICHHGTAGSGHYIAYCQNVINGQWYEFDDQYVTEVHETVVQNAEAYVLFYRKSSEESVRERQKVVALANMKEPSLLQFYISREWLNKFNTFAEPGPISNHTFLCQHGGIPPNKYHYIDDLVVIVPQNVWEYLYNSFGGGPAVNHLYMCAICQVEIEALAKRRKMEIDTFIKLNKEFQAEEAPTVILCISMQWFREWESFVKGKDNEPPGPIDNSKIGVMKGGHIQLKQGADYGQISEETWQYLLGIYGGGPEIAVRQTVAPADPDSLHGERKIEAETRAL; from the exons ATGACTGAACAAGACATCTGTCCCCATCTGGACTCCATCGGAGAGGTGACCAAAGATGACCTCCTCCAGAAATCTAAG GGAACCTGCCAGGCGTGTGGTGCAGGTGGTCCAAACCTCTGGGCCTGTCTCCAG aatGATTGCCCATATGTTGGTTGTGGAGAGTCCTATTCTGATCACAGCACCCTGCATGCACAG GCTAAGACGCACAACCTGACTGTGAACTTGACAACGTTCAGGATCTGGTGCTATGTGTGTGAACGGGAGGTGTTTCTGGAGCACAGGCCTGCCCTGGCCCCTTTACCTGCTGCTCCACATCACTGTAAAGCCACAGAACAG GAAGCAGCTCCTCAGCCAGTGGGGCACCCACTGAAAGCTGTACCAATTGCTGTAGCAGAAGAAGAAAGTTCCGAGTCTGAGGAGGATGAGCTAAAACCCAGAG GCTTGACAGGAATGAAAAACATTGGAAACTCCTGTTACATGAATGCAGCCCTGCAAGCACTATCCAACTG TCCTCCTCTCACTCAGTTCTTCTTGGACTGCAGTGGATTGGTTCGGACGGATAAAAGGCCAGCTCTTTGTAAGAGCTACCAGAAACTCATCTCAGAGCTCTGGCATAAAAAACG ACCGAGCTATGTCGTCCCTACTAGTTTGTCCCATGGCATCAAACTAGTAAACCCAATGTTTCGTGGTTATGCTCAGCAGGTAAGGACAAGCATCCAGCAG GACACTCAGGAGTTCCTGCGCTGCCTGATGGATCAGCTACATGAGGAGCTGAAGGAGCCTCTGACAGAGTGCAACATGAGCAGTGAGGGAAGTGAtggggaggagagaagagatggAGACCGCTCCCCATCTGAGGATGAGTTTTTGTCCTGTGACTCTGGCTCCAGCAGTGAccgaggggagggagggggtgcAGGTGACAGTGAGCTGCTCTTGCAGGATGAGTTTGATGGTGTCAGGTCACCGGCAGTGGGAATTGTCAGTCCTGGTGGGGTGATCTCGGAGAAGGAgagactgaaggaaagaagggtATCTGGCTCACCTCTCCGTGGAGGCTCTCAGGAGATGGATGAGGACGCTGATGTGGATACGGCTGCTGAGGAGGAGGCTCCTTTGAGGGGACAGGAAGAGGAGTTAACACTAACTCCAGACACTGATCTCCAAAACCCAGAGAACCATCAGACATCAAACACTGGGCAAGGGCAAAGTCAGAGCAATAACAGCTTAG AGCCGGACAATGAAGCATCAATGACCCAGCCCCAGTCCACTCCCTGTAGTCCTGTGCGAACTCTTCAGGAGCTGCATCCAAAACTCTCCTCTAGTCCACCTCGCTCCAGCCCGCTTCGCTCCGCAGGACCTGCATACTCATTCAAAAAAG ctcAGCTGCTGCTCAGCGCCAGGAAGAAGAAACAGTCTCACTATCGCAGTGTGATCTCTGATATCTTCGATGGCTCCATCCTCAGTCTGGTCCAGTGTTTAACTTGTGACAGG GTTTCTACTACAGTGGAAACCTTTCAAGACTTGTCGCTCCCTATTCCTGGTAAAGAAGACTTGGCTAAGCTCCACTCCTCCATCCATCAGAACCTTCCAGTCAAGACTGGTGTGTGTCCTGACAATTATAGCTCACAGGGCTGGATCTCTTACATCATGGATTCCATACGCCG GTTTGTAGTTTCATGCATCCCCAGTTGGTTTTGGGGGCCCATGGTTACACTCGAGGACTGCCTTGCTGCCTTTTTTGCTGCAGATGAACTCAAAG GAGACAACATGTATAGCTGTGAGAGATGTAAAAA GTTGAGAAATGGCGTTAAATATTGCAAAGTGCTTCGACTCCCAGAG ATTCTGTGCATTCACCTGAAACGTTTCCGGCACGAAGTCATGTATTCATTCAAGATTAGTAGCCACGTATCCTTCCCGTTAGAGGGCCTGGACATGCGACCCTTCCTTGCTAAGGAGACTCCATCCCAAGTCACCACCTATGATCTGCTGTCAGTTATTTGTCACCATGGAACGGCAGGAA GTGGACACTACATAGCTTACTGTCAAAATGTGATCAATGGTCAGTGGTATGAATTTGATGATCAGTATGTCACTGAAGTGCATGAGACGGTGGTGCAGAATGCAGAGGCCTATGTCTTATTCTATAG GAAAAGTAGTGAGGAGTCAGTGAGGGAGAGGCAGAAGGTGGTGGCTCTGGCCAATATGAAGGAGCCCAGCCTGCTGCAGTTTTACATCTCCAGAGAATGGCTAAACAAATTCAACACCTTTGCAGAACCAGGCCCCATCAGCAATCACACATTCCTTTGTCAACATGGAG GGATTCCTCCTAATAAATACCACTACATAGATGATCTGGTCGTGATAGTTCCCCAGAATGTGTGGGAATACCTTTACAACAG TTTTGGAGGTGGCCCAGCTGTCAACCACCTGTATATGTGCGCCATCTGTCAGGTCGAGATTGAAGCTTTAGCTAAACGCAGAAAAATGGAAATAGACACCTTCATCAAG cTCAACAAAGAGTTTCAGGCTGAAGAGGCTCCAACAGTGATCCTTTGCATCAGCATGCAGTGGTTCAGAGAATGGGAAAGCTTTGTGAAGGGCAAAGACAATG aGCCACCTGGTCCCATCGACAACAGCAAAATTGGTGTAATGAAAGGAGGACACATACAGCTCAAGCAAG GCGCAGACTATGGTCAGATCTCAGAGGAAACATGGCAGTACTTGTTGGGTATTTACGGCGGAGGCCCTGAGATTGCAGTCAGACAGACCGTGGCTCCAGCCGACCCTGACAGTCTTCATGGAGAGAGGAAAATCGAGGCAGAGACGAGAGCACTATGA
- the surf1 gene encoding surfeit locus protein 1, whose amino-acid sequence MASLKSLLASSIRLLSTLKQQSGVIYIKRTFLQPRASLFKRPGGVTTFRQPSSSTAAKAEQGEDIFLKWFLLLIPATTFGLGTWQVKRREWKLKLIDELTRLTTAEPIPLPINPHEVNSLEYRRVRVRGQYDHSKELYIMPRSPVNPEKEAREAGRLSSSVESGANVVTPFHCTDLGITILVNRGYVPRQKIRPETRMKGQVDGEVEVVGVVRLTDTRKPFVPNNDVERNRWHYRDLEAMSQVTGAEPIFIDADFGSTAPGGPIGGQTRVTLRNEHMQYIITWYGLCAATSYMWYAKFIKKIKV is encoded by the exons ATGGCTTCTCTGAAATCACTCCTGGCTTCTTCCATCCGTTTGTTATCGACACTAAAACAACAG TCTGGTGTAATTTATATCAAGAGGACTTTCCTTCAGCCTAGAGCGAGTCTCTTCAAACGTCCAG GAGGTGTTACTACCTTCAGGCAACCATCCAGCTCCACAGCAGCCAAAGCTGAACAAGGAGAAGACATCTTTCTCAAATGGTTCCTGTTGCTCATCCCTGCCACCACCTTTGGTCTCGGTACATGGCAG GTGAAGCGACGTGAGTGGAAATTAAAGCTGATTGATGAGCTGACAAGACTCACTACTGCAGAGCCCATTCCTCTTCCGATTAA TCCTCATGAAGTGAATAGTCTAGAGTACAGAAGGGTGAGAGTACGTGGACAATATGATCACTCCAAGGAGCTGTATATTATGCCTCGCTCGCCAGTCAACCCAGAGAAAGAGGCCAGAGAGGCGGGAAGACTGTCTTCAAGTGTAGAATCTGGAGCTAATGTAGTCACCCCGTTCCACTGCACTGACCTTGG CATCACAATCCTGGTGAATAGAGGATACGTGCCCAGGCAGAAGATCAGACCAGAGACACGGATGAAAGGACAG GTGGAtggagaggtggaggtggtTGGGGTCGTCCGGTTGACAGACACTCGCAAACCCTTTGTTCCCAACAATGATGTGGAGAGAAACCGGTGGCATTACCGTGACTTGGAGGCCATGTCTCAAGTCACTGGTGCTGAACCCATCTTTATTGATGCTGATTTTG GGAGCACAGCTCCTGGTGGACCAATAGGTGGACAGACCAGAGTCACACTGAGGAATGAACACATGCAGTACATAATTACATG GTATGGGTTGTGTGCGGCTACTTCCTACATGTGGTATGCAAAGTTCATCAAGAAGATTAAAGTGTGA
- the usp20 gene encoding ubiquitin carboxyl-terminal hydrolase 20 isoform X2: MTEQDICPHLDSIGEVTKDDLLQKSKGTCQACGAGGPNLWACLQNDCPYVGCGESYSDHSTLHAQAKTHNLTVNLTTFRIWCYVCEREVFLEHRPALAPLPAAPHHCKATEQEAAPQPVGHPLKAVPIAVAEEESSESEEDELKPRGLTGMKNIGNSCYMNAALQALSNCPPLTQFFLDCSGLVRTDKRPALCKSYQKLISELWHKKRPSYVVPTSLSHGIKLVNPMFRGYAQQDTQEFLRCLMDQLHEELKEPLTECNMSSEGSDGEERRDGDRSPSEDEFLSCDSGSSSDRGEGGGAGDSELLLQDEFDGVRSPAVGIVSPGGVISEKERLKERRVSGSPLRGGSQEMDEDADVDTAAEEEAPLRGQEEELTLTPDTDLQNPENHQTSNTGQGQSQSNNSLEPDNEASMTQPQSTPCSPVRTLQELHPKLSSSPPRSSPLRSAGPAYSFKKAQLLLSARKKKQSHYRSVISDIFDGSILSLVQCLTCDRVSTTVETFQDLSLPIPGKEDLAKLHSSIHQNLPVKTGVCPDNYSSQGWISYIMDSIRRFVVSCIPSWFWGPMVTLEDCLAAFFAADELKGDNMYSCERCKKLRNGVKYCKVLRLPEILCIHLKRFRHEVMYSFKISSHVSFPLEGLDMRPFLAKETPSQVTTYDLLSVICHHGTAGSGHYIAYCQNVINGQWYEFDDQYVTEVHETVVQNAEAYVLFYRKSSEESVRERQKVVALANMKEPSLLQFYISREWLNKFNTFAEPGPISNHTFLCQHGGIPPNKYHYIDDLVVIVPQNVWEYLYNSFGGGPAVNHLYMCAICQVEIEALAKRRKMEIDTFIKLNKEFQAEEAPTVILCISMQWFREWESFVKGKDNEPPGPIDNSKIGVMKGGHIQLKQGADYGQISEETWQYLLGIYGGGPEIAVRQTVAPADPDSLHGERKIEAETRAL, from the exons ATGACTGAACAAGACATCTGTCCCCATCTGGACTCCATCGGAGAGGTGACCAAAGATGACCTCCTCCAGAAATCTAAG GGAACCTGCCAGGCGTGTGGTGCAGGTGGTCCAAACCTCTGGGCCTGTCTCCAG aatGATTGCCCATATGTTGGTTGTGGAGAGTCCTATTCTGATCACAGCACCCTGCATGCACAG GCTAAGACGCACAACCTGACTGTGAACTTGACAACGTTCAGGATCTGGTGCTATGTGTGTGAACGGGAGGTGTTTCTGGAGCACAGGCCTGCCCTGGCCCCTTTACCTGCTGCTCCACATCACTGTAAAGCCACAGAACAG GAAGCAGCTCCTCAGCCAGTGGGGCACCCACTGAAAGCTGTACCAATTGCTGTAGCAGAAGAAGAAAGTTCCGAGTCTGAGGAGGATGAGCTAAAACCCAGAG GCTTGACAGGAATGAAAAACATTGGAAACTCCTGTTACATGAATGCAGCCCTGCAAGCACTATCCAACTG TCCTCCTCTCACTCAGTTCTTCTTGGACTGCAGTGGATTGGTTCGGACGGATAAAAGGCCAGCTCTTTGTAAGAGCTACCAGAAACTCATCTCAGAGCTCTGGCATAAAAAACG ACCGAGCTATGTCGTCCCTACTAGTTTGTCCCATGGCATCAAACTAGTAAACCCAATGTTTCGTGGTTATGCTCAGCAG GACACTCAGGAGTTCCTGCGCTGCCTGATGGATCAGCTACATGAGGAGCTGAAGGAGCCTCTGACAGAGTGCAACATGAGCAGTGAGGGAAGTGAtggggaggagagaagagatggAGACCGCTCCCCATCTGAGGATGAGTTTTTGTCCTGTGACTCTGGCTCCAGCAGTGAccgaggggagggagggggtgcAGGTGACAGTGAGCTGCTCTTGCAGGATGAGTTTGATGGTGTCAGGTCACCGGCAGTGGGAATTGTCAGTCCTGGTGGGGTGATCTCGGAGAAGGAgagactgaaggaaagaagggtATCTGGCTCACCTCTCCGTGGAGGCTCTCAGGAGATGGATGAGGACGCTGATGTGGATACGGCTGCTGAGGAGGAGGCTCCTTTGAGGGGACAGGAAGAGGAGTTAACACTAACTCCAGACACTGATCTCCAAAACCCAGAGAACCATCAGACATCAAACACTGGGCAAGGGCAAAGTCAGAGCAATAACAGCTTAG AGCCGGACAATGAAGCATCAATGACCCAGCCCCAGTCCACTCCCTGTAGTCCTGTGCGAACTCTTCAGGAGCTGCATCCAAAACTCTCCTCTAGTCCACCTCGCTCCAGCCCGCTTCGCTCCGCAGGACCTGCATACTCATTCAAAAAAG ctcAGCTGCTGCTCAGCGCCAGGAAGAAGAAACAGTCTCACTATCGCAGTGTGATCTCTGATATCTTCGATGGCTCCATCCTCAGTCTGGTCCAGTGTTTAACTTGTGACAGG GTTTCTACTACAGTGGAAACCTTTCAAGACTTGTCGCTCCCTATTCCTGGTAAAGAAGACTTGGCTAAGCTCCACTCCTCCATCCATCAGAACCTTCCAGTCAAGACTGGTGTGTGTCCTGACAATTATAGCTCACAGGGCTGGATCTCTTACATCATGGATTCCATACGCCG GTTTGTAGTTTCATGCATCCCCAGTTGGTTTTGGGGGCCCATGGTTACACTCGAGGACTGCCTTGCTGCCTTTTTTGCTGCAGATGAACTCAAAG GAGACAACATGTATAGCTGTGAGAGATGTAAAAA GTTGAGAAATGGCGTTAAATATTGCAAAGTGCTTCGACTCCCAGAG ATTCTGTGCATTCACCTGAAACGTTTCCGGCACGAAGTCATGTATTCATTCAAGATTAGTAGCCACGTATCCTTCCCGTTAGAGGGCCTGGACATGCGACCCTTCCTTGCTAAGGAGACTCCATCCCAAGTCACCACCTATGATCTGCTGTCAGTTATTTGTCACCATGGAACGGCAGGAA GTGGACACTACATAGCTTACTGTCAAAATGTGATCAATGGTCAGTGGTATGAATTTGATGATCAGTATGTCACTGAAGTGCATGAGACGGTGGTGCAGAATGCAGAGGCCTATGTCTTATTCTATAG GAAAAGTAGTGAGGAGTCAGTGAGGGAGAGGCAGAAGGTGGTGGCTCTGGCCAATATGAAGGAGCCCAGCCTGCTGCAGTTTTACATCTCCAGAGAATGGCTAAACAAATTCAACACCTTTGCAGAACCAGGCCCCATCAGCAATCACACATTCCTTTGTCAACATGGAG GGATTCCTCCTAATAAATACCACTACATAGATGATCTGGTCGTGATAGTTCCCCAGAATGTGTGGGAATACCTTTACAACAG TTTTGGAGGTGGCCCAGCTGTCAACCACCTGTATATGTGCGCCATCTGTCAGGTCGAGATTGAAGCTTTAGCTAAACGCAGAAAAATGGAAATAGACACCTTCATCAAG cTCAACAAAGAGTTTCAGGCTGAAGAGGCTCCAACAGTGATCCTTTGCATCAGCATGCAGTGGTTCAGAGAATGGGAAAGCTTTGTGAAGGGCAAAGACAATG aGCCACCTGGTCCCATCGACAACAGCAAAATTGGTGTAATGAAAGGAGGACACATACAGCTCAAGCAAG GCGCAGACTATGGTCAGATCTCAGAGGAAACATGGCAGTACTTGTTGGGTATTTACGGCGGAGGCCCTGAGATTGCAGTCAGACAGACCGTGGCTCCAGCCGACCCTGACAGTCTTCATGGAGAGAGGAAAATCGAGGCAGAGACGAGAGCACTATGA
- the surf6 gene encoding surfeit locus protein 6 — translation MDLAAKDSYIQKLASKVFFQREQEPKKRSFAYFKGKNDTGPPKKKKTCKKKQYIEKDPNGKTATPRPGPLTKQKGSTPLKQKGTKAESVNRATAQTSKGGNVESSFSTVDLLRKRLHEKIEESRGQGAPKDALSEAVLAKRAKRKLERERKKRKRKEFRMKKLAEQSGQEHVPEIKQKEQHVPAASKRNETALVFNKVETVEEGYVDKMLKKKNKKQSLKGQLTPLTGKNYKQLLSRVEARKAKLEQLREKDAGKAREMEEKMKWTNMLYKAEGIKIKDNEDMLRTSLKKKEKRKAQRKKNWNKRSENVIEKMQQRQDKRRKNIQKHKQVKTEKKKDRARKKGRVLPEDLKKAAV, via the exons ATGGATCTCGCTGCCAAGGACTCGTACATTCAGAAACTCGCAAGTAAAGTCTTTTTCCAACGCGAACAGGAGCCAAAGAAGAGGTCGTTTG cTTATTTCAAAGGTAAAAATGACACTGGTCCTcccaagaagaagaaaacgtgtaaaaagaaacagtaCATAGAAAAAGACCCTAATGGGAAAACGGCTACTCCCAGACCAGGACCTCTGACAAAACAGAAAGGCTCAACCCCACTTAAACAAAAAGGGACCAAAGCTGAGAGCGTAAACAGAGCGACAGCACAGACATCCAAAG GAGGAAATGTTGAATCCAGTTTCTCTACAGTGGACCTTCTACGGAAGAGGCTGCATGAAAAGATTGAAGAGTCAAGAGGACAG GGAGCCCCAAAGGATGCTTTGTCAGAGGCAGTGCTGGCAAAGCGAGCTAAGCGAAAGCTGGAACGAGAGCgcaagaagaggaagagaaaggagTTCCGGATGAAGAAACTAGCAGAACAAAGTGGCCAAGAACACGTTCCTGagataaaacagaaagaacagCATGTTCCTGCTGCAAGCAAACGAAATGAAACGGCTCTTGTCTTCAACAAAGTGGAGACAGTGGAAGAGGGTTATGtagacaaaatgttaaaaaagaagaacaagaagcaGAGCCTCAAGGGGCAGTTAACACCACTGACAGGGAAAAACTACAAGCAGCTGCTGAGTCGTGTGGAAGCACGCAAAGCAAAGCTGGAACAGTTAAGGGAGAAGGATGCGGGGAAGGccagagagatggaggaaaagatGAAGTGGACCAACATGCTTTATAAAGCTGAGGGTATCAAAATCAAAGACAATGAGGACATGCTGCGCACCTCGctgaagaagaaggagaagaggaaagctcagaggaagaagaactGGAACAAGCGAAGTGAGAACGTCATAGAGAAGATGCAGCAACGGCAGGACAAGAGACGAAAGAACATCCAGAAACACAAGCAGGTGAAAACGGAGAAGAAGAAGGACAGAGCGAGGAAGAAAGGCAGAGTCCTGCCCGAGGACTtgaaaaaagctgcagtttaG
- the ptges gene encoding prostaglandin E synthase, giving the protein MAGMISTEAFSCFVFYGVLLVIKMYIIAFITGQVRLRKKAFANPEDALRHGGLQFHREDPYVERCRRAHNNDMENILPFLFLGAIYSLTGPSLAVARFHFLVFFLGRVLHSVAYLLALRAPTRSLAYIVAQIPCVSMALQILAAVAAYA; this is encoded by the exons ATGGCAGGGATGATAAGCACCGAGGCTTTctcctgttttgtcttttacgGCGTGCTCCTGGTGATTAAAATGTACATCATAGCGTTCATAACGGGACAAGTGAGGCTGCGTAAAAAG GCATTTGCCAACCCAGAGGACGCGCTGAGACACGGCGGTTTGCAGTTTCACAGAGAGGATCCTTATGTGGAAAGATGTCGGAG AGCTCATAATAACGACATGGAGAATATCTTGCCCTTCCTCTTCCTGGGTGCCATCTACTCCCTGACTGGACCTTCACTGGCAGTGGCCCGCTTTCACTTCCTTGTCTTCTTTCTGGGCCGTGTGCTGCACAGCGTTGCCTACCTGCTTGCCCTGCGAGCTCCGACCCGCTCACTGGCCTACATTGTTGCACAGATACCTTGTGTCTCCATGGCTCTGCAGATTCTTGCAGCAGTTGCAGCGTACGCCTGA